In one window of Nesterenkonia sandarakina DNA:
- a CDS encoding LLM class flavin-dependent oxidoreductase, giving the protein MANTASRPLSLLDLAFVRPPETVADGIARSVRLAKTADALGYTRIWFAEHHNMPNIASSATALLIQHVAAATENVRVGSGGIMLPNHAPLMIAEQFGTLETLYPGRIDLGLGRAPGTDGATMRALRRDGTEADRFQSDVMELSGYLTGYSRIPGVNAYPGRGTEVPLYILGSSLFGAQLAAQLGLPYAFASHFAPQMLNQAAHVYREHFDASNSLQGPGAKPHFIAAANVIAHDDAETAQAQKTLAENAWIKNHLGRNRQITDEDVVILRDHPAGQQVLSMLSRAAVGTQEEVVSWLDAFAEEVQADELMLVNLAPEESVQHRTLELLAPSMADPQTADAASAAAQLA; this is encoded by the coding sequence ATGGCCAACACCGCTTCGCGCCCCCTCTCCCTGCTTGACCTGGCTTTCGTGCGCCCGCCGGAGACCGTCGCCGATGGCATCGCACGCAGCGTCCGGCTCGCCAAGACCGCTGACGCCCTGGGATACACCCGCATCTGGTTCGCCGAGCACCACAACATGCCCAATATCGCCTCCAGCGCCACCGCCCTGCTGATCCAGCACGTCGCCGCGGCCACCGAGAATGTGCGTGTGGGCTCGGGCGGCATCATGCTGCCCAATCACGCCCCACTGATGATCGCCGAACAGTTCGGCACCCTGGAGACGCTCTACCCGGGACGGATCGACCTGGGGCTGGGCCGCGCCCCGGGCACCGACGGCGCCACGATGCGCGCCCTGCGCCGGGACGGCACCGAGGCCGATCGCTTCCAGTCCGACGTGATGGAGCTCAGCGGCTACCTCACCGGATACAGCCGGATCCCCGGGGTCAACGCCTACCCCGGTCGGGGCACCGAGGTGCCGCTCTACATCCTGGGGTCATCGCTGTTCGGAGCGCAGCTCGCCGCGCAGCTGGGTCTGCCCTACGCCTTCGCCTCGCACTTCGCCCCACAGATGCTCAACCAGGCCGCCCACGTCTACCGTGAGCACTTCGACGCCAGCAACTCATTGCAGGGCCCGGGCGCGAAGCCGCACTTCATCGCCGCGGCCAATGTCATCGCCCATGACGACGCTGAGACCGCGCAGGCGCAGAAGACCCTGGCGGAGAACGCCTGGATCAAGAACCACCTGGGCCGGAACCGTCAGATCACCGACGAGGATGTGGTGATCCTGCGCGATCACCCCGCCGGCCAGCAGGTGCTGAGCATGCTCTCCCGCGCCGCCGTGGGCACCCAGGAGGAGGTGGTCTCCTGGCTGGACGCCTTCGCCGAGGAGGTCCAGGCCGATGAGCTGATGCTGGTCAACCTGGCACCCGAGGAGTCCGTGCAGCACCGCACCCTGGAGCTGCTGGCCCCCAGCATGGCCGATCCCCAGACTGCCGACGCCGCATCTGCGGCCGCGCAGCTGGCCTGA
- a CDS encoding VOC family protein yields the protein MALINSNGLAHVRLTVTDIARSKAFYDEVFGWPAVVDTSAQADDPSVRASQEQFYGGVIYQTPQGTLVGLRPVGETGFNPDTTGLDHVSFAVDSRGALQDAAQALAEAGIEHGEINDLSDSGLAILSFQDPDGINLELTAPLG from the coding sequence ATGGCTCTCATCAACAGCAATGGATTGGCACACGTCCGGCTCACGGTCACCGATATCGCCCGGTCGAAGGCGTTCTACGACGAAGTCTTCGGCTGGCCCGCCGTGGTGGACACCTCGGCCCAGGCCGATGACCCCTCGGTACGCGCCTCCCAGGAGCAGTTCTACGGCGGCGTGATCTACCAGACTCCGCAGGGGACGCTGGTGGGTCTGCGGCCCGTGGGCGAGACCGGATTCAACCCGGACACCACTGGGCTGGACCACGTGAGCTTCGCGGTGGACTCCCGGGGTGCGCTGCAGGACGCAGCGCAGGCGCTGGCCGAAGCCGGAATCGAGCACGGGGAGATCAACGATCTCAGCGACTCCGGGCTGGCGATCCTCTCCTTCCAGGACCCGGACGGCATCAACCTGGAGCTCACCGCGCCCCTGGGCTGA
- the glnA gene encoding type I glutamate--ammonia ligase: MFTSPDEVLKFIEKEEVVFVDVRFTDLPGLQHHFNVPAKTVDLDFFENGQLFDGSSIRGFQGIAESDMQLIPDVATAYIDEYRVEKTLVMTFSIVNPRTGEPYARDPRGVAQKAEEYLEASGIADTAFFAPEAEFFLFDDVKWQSSPDASFYSLDSDEASWQSAEEIPGGNLGHKMATKGGYFPVSPQDKSADLRDAICVALDAVGLEVERSHHEVGGPGQQEINYKFNTLTHAADDLMKFKYIVKNTADQFGKSATFMPKPIFGENGSGMHCHQSLWTDGKPLFFDEKGYANLSDTARWYIGGLLKHASAVLAFTNPTVNSYKRLVKGYEAPVNMVYSQGNRSAAIRIPITGANPKAKRLEFRAPDPSSNPYLAFAAQLMAGLDGIRNRIEPADPVDKDLYELPAEELADIQKAPGSLEEALLALEGDYEFLLEGGVFTEDLVKAWIEYKREEEIAPLNLRLNPYEFELYYSV, from the coding sequence ATGTTCACAAGCCCTGATGAAGTTCTGAAGTTCATCGAGAAAGAGGAGGTCGTGTTCGTCGACGTTCGCTTCACCGACCTCCCCGGCCTTCAGCACCACTTCAATGTTCCGGCCAAGACCGTCGACCTCGACTTCTTCGAGAACGGACAGCTCTTCGACGGCTCTTCGATCCGCGGATTCCAGGGCATCGCCGAGTCTGACATGCAGCTCATCCCGGATGTGGCCACCGCCTACATCGATGAGTACCGCGTGGAGAAGACCCTGGTGATGACGTTCTCGATCGTGAACCCGCGCACCGGGGAGCCCTACGCCCGCGATCCGCGCGGCGTGGCGCAGAAGGCCGAGGAGTACCTGGAAGCCTCAGGCATCGCCGACACCGCCTTCTTCGCTCCCGAGGCTGAGTTCTTCCTCTTCGACGACGTGAAGTGGCAGTCCAGCCCGGACGCCTCCTTCTACTCACTGGATTCCGACGAGGCCTCCTGGCAGTCCGCCGAGGAGATCCCCGGCGGCAACCTGGGCCACAAGATGGCCACCAAGGGCGGCTACTTCCCGGTCAGCCCGCAGGACAAGAGCGCCGATCTGCGCGACGCGATCTGTGTGGCTCTGGACGCGGTCGGCCTCGAGGTCGAGCGCTCCCACCATGAGGTCGGCGGCCCCGGTCAGCAGGAGATCAACTACAAGTTCAACACGCTGACCCACGCAGCCGATGACCTGATGAAGTTCAAGTACATCGTGAAGAACACCGCGGACCAGTTCGGCAAGTCGGCCACCTTCATGCCGAAGCCGATCTTCGGCGAGAACGGCTCCGGCATGCACTGCCACCAGTCGCTCTGGACCGATGGCAAGCCGCTGTTCTTCGATGAGAAGGGCTACGCGAACCTCTCTGACACCGCTCGCTGGTACATCGGTGGCCTGCTCAAGCACGCCTCGGCCGTGCTGGCCTTCACCAACCCGACGGTGAACTCCTATAAGCGTCTGGTCAAGGGCTATGAGGCCCCGGTCAACATGGTGTACTCGCAGGGCAACCGCTCCGCGGCGATCCGCATCCCGATCACCGGTGCCAACCCGAAGGCCAAGCGTCTGGAGTTCCGCGCACCGGATCCCTCCTCGAACCCCTACCTCGCCTTCGCCGCGCAGCTGATGGCAGGTCTGGACGGCATCCGGAACCGGATCGAGCCTGCCGACCCGGTGGACAAGGATCTCTACGAGCTTCCCGCCGAAGAGCTCGCCGACATCCAGAAGGCACCGGGCTCCCTGGAGGAGGCGCTGCTGGCACTCGAAGGTGACTACGAGTTCCTGCTCGAGGGCGGCGTCTTCACCGAGGATCTGGTCAAGGCCTGGATCGAGTACAAGCGTGAAGAAGAGATCGCCCCGCTGAACCTGCGGCTGAACCCCTACGAGTTCGAGCTGTACTACTCGGTCTGA
- a CDS encoding RDD family protein, translating into MAKHDGGPPGASEPGSGEPRWAGDQLGLPETGPGSMAPWSRRVIALFIDWGIATLISMAFFGGDELVTLGIFVAIHVILVGLLGVTIGKRLMRIQVVRGNNVPGPIWSTVRTLLLLLLLPAILIGVDGRGAHDRAAGTVQLRM; encoded by the coding sequence GTGGCGAAGCACGACGGCGGACCCCCCGGCGCCTCTGAGCCGGGGTCTGGAGAGCCGCGCTGGGCCGGTGACCAGCTGGGTCTGCCGGAGACTGGTCCTGGCAGCATGGCCCCCTGGAGCAGGCGGGTGATCGCCCTGTTCATCGACTGGGGGATCGCCACGCTGATCTCGATGGCCTTCTTCGGCGGCGACGAGCTGGTGACCCTGGGGATCTTCGTGGCCATCCACGTGATCCTCGTCGGTCTGCTCGGTGTCACCATCGGCAAGCGTCTGATGCGGATCCAGGTGGTGCGCGGCAACAACGTCCCCGGCCCGATCTGGTCCACGGTGCGCACCCTGCTGCTGTTGCTGCTGCTCCCCGCCATCCTGATCGGCGTCGACGGTCGCGGCGCCCACGACCGGGCGGCCGGCACCGTCCAGCTGCGCATGTGA
- a CDS encoding EamA family transporter: MSRLADRPGRGLAVICASAVSTQFGAAVGSLAFSGLTPVGVVAVRQVVASTVLLALTRPRFWRFTRSQWSPVLLLALFFAGMNTALYAALERVGLGTAVTIEFLGPLAVAVLASRRLRDGVCAATALIGVVLLTRPGPTSDLLGLGFAVLAAGCWAGYILTNRVVGQRLDGVQGVAMGTAISALGLLPIAAVLVWHLQPPLEAFLFAAVAGVLASVVPYSLDLIVLRHISPVIFGLGMSLHPLFAALIGAVFLGQLLPWLAWVGILLVVLSNALILGGPARPRTAPRPAA, from the coding sequence GTGAGCCGGCTCGCAGACCGCCCGGGACGCGGGCTGGCGGTCATCTGCGCGAGCGCGGTGAGCACCCAGTTCGGCGCCGCCGTCGGCTCCCTGGCCTTCTCCGGACTGACCCCGGTCGGGGTGGTGGCGGTTCGCCAGGTGGTGGCCTCCACAGTGCTTCTCGCGCTGACCCGCCCCAGGTTCTGGCGCTTCACCCGCAGCCAGTGGTCCCCGGTGCTGCTGCTGGCGCTGTTCTTCGCCGGCATGAACACCGCGCTCTATGCCGCCTTGGAACGGGTGGGGCTCGGGACTGCGGTGACCATCGAGTTCCTCGGGCCGCTGGCCGTGGCGGTGCTGGCCTCCCGGCGACTCCGCGACGGAGTCTGTGCCGCGACGGCGCTGATCGGGGTGGTGCTGCTCACCCGACCCGGACCCACCAGCGATCTGCTCGGGCTGGGCTTCGCAGTGCTGGCTGCGGGCTGCTGGGCCGGCTACATCCTGACCAATCGAGTCGTAGGTCAACGCCTGGACGGCGTCCAAGGCGTCGCGATGGGCACCGCCATCTCCGCGCTGGGCCTGCTGCCGATCGCCGCCGTCCTCGTCTGGCACCTACAGCCTCCTCTGGAGGCCTTCCTCTTCGCCGCGGTGGCCGGTGTCCTGGCCTCGGTGGTGCCATACTCGCTGGACCTGATCGTGCTGCGGCACATCAGTCCGGTGATCTTCGGCCTGGGCATGTCCCTGCACCCGCTCTTCGCGGCGCTGATCGGCGCCGTGTTCCTCGGGCAGCTGCTGCCATGGCTGGCCTGGGTCGGGATCCTGCTGGTGGTGCTGAGCAATGCACTCATCCTCGGTGGTCCGGCCCGGCCCCGAACGGCTCCGCGACCGGCAGCTTAG